Proteins from one Bactrocera neohumeralis isolate Rockhampton chromosome 3, APGP_CSIRO_Bneo_wtdbg2-racon-allhic-juicebox.fasta_v2, whole genome shotgun sequence genomic window:
- the LOC126752800 gene encoding angiotensin-converting enzyme, producing MKARNIVWLQNALLLQALFLSASVRAYSAGSEGSCSSNSVKSDARAFFERENELLRQRRRNEFLTSYVYNTNVTEENRKAMIAVATTNAAANKEMTRNVIASGYIDSTDEDIKRQATILGDLGIDVLPESDYKELLNAVSLMQSNYATTTVCPYNKEGDCTLQLEPHVQERLSNSRDPKELKHYWRQWYDKAGTPMRENFKKYIELTRKAARLNGYSSYADYWIHFYEDPDFESNLDKVYKAILPFYREIHGYVRYRLRAYYGDEIVSENGNIPMHLLGNMWAQQWDNALPLFTPFPEKPFLDVTSEMQRQNFTVRKLFELGDQFFKSLGMRALPPSFWDLSVLTRPADREIVCHASAWDLYQDSDVRIKMCTDVDTHYLYVVHHELGHIQYYLQYENQPTVYRSAPNPGFHEAVGDVIALSVSTPKHLQAIGLSNVAKLDDESRINELFKNALKKIVFLPFAYTMDKYRYAVFRGEVEESKWNCAFWQMRSEFSGVEPPVRRTDQDFDPPAKYHIDADVEYLRYFAAHIFQFQFLKAMCTKAGQYVPGDPEKTLDNCDIYNNKEAGEAFSKFLTLGASVHWKKALKEFTGETEMDPSALLEYFEPLSKWLQAENERLKVPLGWGDTDKKLRTMKILIVVLFATLALQNAVASVKEEITATEYIENLNKEIARRTNLETEASWAYASNINAENERKKNEVSAEVAKFMKEVSTDLQKFNWQSFKSESLRRQFKMLTKLGYAALSEADYAEYLDVMSTMESNFAKVRVCDYKNATKCDLSLDPEIEDIITTSRDPEELKYYWREFYDKAGTAVRTPFEKYVELNTKAAKLNNFKSGAELWLDEYEDDSIEKQLEDIFDELRPLYQQIHGYVRYRLRQHYGDAVVSEKGPIPMHLLGNMWAQQWSSVADIVSPFPDKPLIDVTNEMVAQGYTPLKMFQLGDDFFQSMNLTKLPQDFWDKSILVKPDDGRDLICHASAWDFYIIDDVRIKQCTRVTMDQFFTVHHELGHIQYFLQYQHLPFIYRAGANPGFHEAVGDVLSLSVSTPKHLERVGLLKNYQRDDEARINQLFLAALDKIVFLPFAFTMDKYRWALFRGEVDKKDWNCAFWKLREEYSGIEPPVVRSEKDFDAPAKYHVSADVEYLRYLVSFIIQFQFYKSACIKAGQYDPTNPELPLDNCDIYGSFEAGQAFKNMLSLGASKPWPDVLEAFNGERTMTGKAIAEYFEPLRVWLEAENKKNNVPIGWTTSDKCVSS from the exons ATGAAGGCAAGGAATATAGTTTGGTTACAAAATGCTTTGTTACTCCAGGCGCTATTTTTATCAGCG TCTGTGCGTGCATATTCTGCTGGCTCAGAGGGCTCTTGTAGTAGCAATTCAGTGAAATCTGATGCGCGTGCATTTTTCGAGCGTGAAAATGAACTACTACGCCAACGTCGTCGTAATGAGTTTCTCACCTCGTATGTATATAACACAAATGTCACCGAGGAAAATCGCAAAGCTATGATTGCGGTGGCTACAACAAATGCAGCCGCAAACAAGGAGATGACACGTAATGTAATTGCATCGGGATATATTGACTCAACCGATGAGGATATTAAGCGCCAAGCAACTATACTTGGAGATTTGGGTATAGATGTGCTACCCGAAAGTGATTATAAGGAGTTACTCAATGCAGTAAGCTTAATGCAGTCAAACTATGCTACTACAACTGTTTGCCCATACAACAAGGAGGGGGATTGTACGCTGCAATTGGAGCCACATGTACAGGAACGTCTCTCGAATAGTCGGGATCCAAAAGAGTTGAAGCATTACTGGCGTCAATGGTATGACAAAGCAGGCACACCGATGCGagagaatttcaaaaaatatattgagttgacCCGCAAGGCAGCGCGTCTGAATG GTTATTCGTCATATGCTGATTACTGGATTCATTTCTATGAAGACCCCGATTTCGAATCAAACCTGGATAAGGTGTATAAAGCTATATTGCCATTCTACCGTGAAATACACGGTTATGTTCGTTATCGACTCCGAGCGTATTATGGTGACGAAATTGTGTCTGAGAATGGAAACATTCCAATGCATTTGTTGGGCAACATGTGGGCCCAACAATGGGACAATGCATTGCCACTTTTCACACCTTTTCCAGAAAAGCCGTTTTTGGACGTGACCAGCGAAATGCAGCGTCAAAACTTCACAGTACGCAAACTCTTTGAGTTAGGTGATCAATTTTTCAAATCACTCGGCATGCGTGCGCTACCGCCAAGCTTTTGGGACTTAAGCGTGCTAACGCGGCCAGCAGACAGAGAAATAGTTTGTCATGCTTCTGCCTGGGATTTGTACCAGGACAGTGATGTGCGCATTAAAATGTGCACTGACGTCGATACTCACTATCTGTATGTTGTACATCACGAACTTGGCCACATACAGTACTACTTACAATATGAAAATCAACCGACAGTTTATCGCTCAGCGCCAAATCCCGGTTTCCATGAGGCTGTCGGCGATGTTATTGCGCTTTCGGTCTCTACGCCCAAGCACCTTCAAGCCATCGGTCTCTCAAACGTGGCCAAATTGGATGATGAAAGTCGCATCAATGAACTGTTTAAGAAT GCGCTCAAAAAAATCGTGTTCTTGCCTTTTGCCTACACTATGGATAAATACCGTTATGCTGTGTTTCGCGGCGAGGTGGAAGAATCGAAATGGAATTGTGCCTTCTGGCAAATGCGTTCAGAGTTTTCCGGCGTCGAGCCACCCGTACGTCGCACAGACCAAGATTTCGATCCACCTGCAAAATATCACATTGACGCTGATGTCGAGTACTTGCGTTACTTTGCAGCCCATATCTTCCAATTTCAGTTCCTTAAAGCTATGTGCACCAAAGCTGGTCAATATGTGCCGGGTGACCCAGAAAAAACTTTAGACAATTGcgatatttacaacaacaaggaAGCTGGTGAAGCATTTAG CAAGTTTCTTACATTGGGCGCGTCGGTGCATTGGAAAAAGGCGCTAAAGGAGTTCACAGGTGAAACTGAAATGGATCCATCCGCGCTGCTGGAGTACTTTGAACCACTCAGCAAATGGCTGCAAGCAGAAAATGAACGCTTGAAAGTGCCACTCGGTTGGGGCGACACTGATA AAAAACTACGCACCATGAAAATTTTGATCGTCGTGCTTTTTGCCACATTAGCG CTGCAGAATGCGGTGGCCAGTGTAAAAGAGGAGATTACGGCCACTGAGTATATTGAGAATCTGAACAAAGAGATTGCACGTCGCACCAACTTAGAGACCGAAGCCAGCTGGGCCTATGCATCTAACATCAATGCGGAGAATGAGCGCAAGAAGAATGAAGTCTCCGCCGAGGTGGCCAAATTCATGAAGGAGGTCTCCACAGATTTACAGAAATTCAATTGGCAATCCTTTAAATCGGAAAGTTTGCGCCGTCAATTCAAAATGCTCACCAAACTCGGTTATGCGGCACTCAGCGAGGCTGACTACGCTGAATATTTGGATGTGATGTCCACCATGGAGTCAAACTTTGCTAAAGTACGTGTTTGCGACTATAAAAATGCCACCAAATGCGATCTCTCTTTGGATCCTGAAATCGAAGATATCATTACCACCAGCCGCGATCCGGAAGAGCTGAAGTATTATTGGCGCGAATTTTACGATAAAGCCGGTACTGCTGTGCGCACTCCTTTCGAGAAATATGTGGAACTGAATACGAAAGCAGCCAAGTTAAATA aTTTCAAATCTGGCGCTGAATTGTGGCTGGATGAGTATGAGGATGACAGCATTGAAAAGCAGCTCGAAGACATTTTCGATGAACTGCGTCCACTCTATCAGCAAATTCATGGCTACGTGCGTTATCGTCTGCGTCAACACTATGGCGATGCTGTGGTGTCGGAGAAGGGACCGATTCCCATGCATTTGTTGGGCAATATGTGGGCTCAACAATGGTCCAGTGTGGCCGATATTGTCTCGCCATTCCCCGATAAGCCGCTTATTGATGTCACCAATGAGATGGTTGCACAAGGTTACACACCACTGAAAATGTTCCAACTGGGTGATGATTTcttccaatcaatgaatttGACCAAACTGCCACA AGATTTCTGGGATAAAAGTATTTTGGTAAAGCCTGATGATGGACGCGATTTGATTTGCCATGCCAGCGCTTGGGATTTCTACATCATCGATGATGTGCGCATTAAGCAGTGCACCCGTGTGACGATGGATCAATTCTTCACCGTTCACCACGAATTGGGACACATCCAATACTTCTTGCAATATCAGCATTTGCCTTTCATCTATCGCGCTGGTGCTAACCCCGGTTTCCATGAAGCTGTCGGTGATGTGCTCTCACTTTCAGTCTCTACACCAAAACATTTGGAGCGTGTTGGTCTACTGAAGAACTACCAACGCGATGATGAGGCGCGCATCAACCAATTGTTCTTGGCT gctCTGGATAAGATCGTCTTCCTGCCTTTCGCCTTTACTATGGATAAATACCGTTGGGCATTGTTCCGTGGCGAAGTGGATAAGAAGGATTGGAACTGTGCTTTCTGGAAGTTGCGTGAGGAATACTCTGGCATTGAACCACCAGTAGTTCGTTCTGAAAAAGATTTTGATGCGCCAGCTAAATATCACGTGTCCGCCGACGTCGAGTACTTGAG ATATTTGGTTTCGTTCATCATACAATTCCAATTCTACAAGTCCGCTTGCATCAAGGCTGGTCAATATGATCCTACCAATCCGGAATTGCCGTTGGACAACTGTGATATTTATGGCAGTTTTGAAGCAGGTCAAGCCTTCAA AAATATGCTCTCATTGGGTGCCTCTAAGCCTTGGCCCGATGTATTGGAGGCCTTCAATGGTGAACGTACAATGACTGGCAAAGCTATCGCTGAGTATTTCGAACCTCTCCGTGTATGGTTGGAGGCAGAGAACAAGAAGAACAATGTGCCCATTGGCTGGACGACATCTGACA AATGTGTTTCCTCGTAA